The following is a genomic window from Serratia ficaria.
TCGTTGATTTCACTCTGAAAGACCGGCGTTGGAATGATATTTCCCATGTGTTTCCAGGTTCCTGACTTATTCATTAATAAAAAACAATGAGTGCGAGTGCCATAACAGCCAGTCGTCCGCGTGCCGAACCATGGCCTGTTCGACCAACCCCGGCAGCGCGAGACGGATATTTTCCGCCGCGACCGGTTCATCGATGCGAATATGGATCCCGCGATCGTAATAAAGCGAGTAGCACACCATCTGGGCGCGCAGCGCGCGCGACAGGCGAACGATGCCGCTGTGCAACTGCGCCGGACGGTGAAACAGGCGACACGCCAGCTTGGCCGTCGGCCCGCTATTGCCGTGCAGGGTGTAATCCGGCGTGATGTCCGGAAACAGGATGATGTTGCGCCGATGATCCGCCGCCTCCAGCACGGCCTGCGCCAGCTTGCCGGCAACCCGCCGTTGGTCGTCATGAATCGAGCAACAGTCGAGGCGCTGCCGCCACCCGTGGGCCGGCGCCCGCTGGAAGTGCTGCTGCACATCGCCCGAGACGATCACCGTGGCCCGCCCCGGATACACGTCGGCCCCCACCAGCGCGGCCAGCACGTCGGACACCGTATGCATCGGCGCCAGGATCACCGGAACGCCCGCCCGATGCAGCGGCTCCACCACCCGGTTGAGCCGTGCGGAGCACCGTGCGAGCTGCTCCAACAGCGGGCCGTTGTGCGCATAAACCGCCGCCAGATCCAGCAGCCGCCGCCGCTGCATCAGCCAGGCGAAGTCTACCGGGCGGCTATCCTCTTCCCCTAACAGGCTATGGCGATTCGCCGCGGCCACCGCACGGCGGTTGCGCGCGCGGCGCGACAGCGGCCAAGCCGCGTGCAGCCGCCGCCGCACGCCCAGCCAGAGGCGGAAATCGACATGCCGCAACAGGCTGCCGCTGAGCCTGTCGCCCAGCCGGCGAATGGCCCCGGCCACGCGAGCCAGGTGGTCGAGAACGTTTTTCCACGCCAGAAAAACCCACACCGTAAACAGTCGCATCAGGGCTCCAGCGGTTTATCGTGCTGCAGCAAAGACAGCAGCTGCTCGCTGAAGGCCGGGAACTCACGGTCCTGCACCGCCAGCCACTTTTTGTTGACGATAAAGCTCGGCGCCGCGCCGATCGGGTAATGACGGCTCACGGCGGTCATATATGCCAATAGCTGTTGCACCGGCGCCGAACCGCGGGCTTGCGCATATTCCGCCTCGTCGATGCCGTTGGCCTTCAGCCAACCGCGGAGGCGCCTTTCATCCGTCAGATCCAGGTTGTCTTTGATGGCCGCCTGGTAGGCGGCGGAACGATGCTGCGCTTCGATGCCCATGACGGTCAGGGTGGCGAACAGCGGTGCAAATGCCGTCATGGGGGATTTTTCGTCGCCGTTGACATGCAGCCGTACCAGCCTGGCGCCGACGGGCAAGTTTTTTTCCAGTTCAGCAACCTGATCCTCGTTCGCCTCGCAATAATGGCAGGCATAGGAGAACAGCTCGATAATCGCGTCGTCGTCTTTTATCGGGCTGTTTTTTACTTTATCTGCGGAAACGAAAATCAGACTTTCCGGCGCGGGTTGATTTATCACGTAGTGATGGAAATAGGCCGAAGTGATAAAAGAGGAAGCGAAAATAATGAAAACGGTATAGCCAAAGAATAACAAATAACGTTGATACATAGCGCGCGCATCCTGCGAACAGATTAATATTCATCCCTTCCGGCAACGGGTTGCCGGGGCGGCTCGGTACTGTGCCCGGGTTCTCGCGCTCGGGATAAAAAGTGGGGCGAATAACCTCGCCCCACCGATGAAAGCCGGCCTAAGCGCAGGCGTTCAACGCTTATCGGTTAGGCGTAACCGGCCCGCCCGGGCAGTTGGAAGCGGCGACCGGGCGATAGGTTTTCTTCACCCAGCCGTATTTGTCTGAGCAGGTTGTCACCAGCATGCAGCTTTTCGCCGCGCCGGTGCCGACCCACTCATACTCGCGGGTTTTAACATAGGTACCGCCAACGATTTTTTCCGCTTCGGAGAGGTTGATCTTTTTCATTACAATGTCCTTATATATTAAAATTAAAAAACACACCACATGCTCCCGATTAAAGGCGGAGCAATTCTAAAACGCTAATCCAGAGGGATGACAGCGAGGAATCAATAACAACGAAAATGCCTGAAAAAGAATAACCAGCTCACCAGGGCAGATCAATACAATTATTTACATCAACGCATAACGTCAGTTGACCCTGGCATAAATAAAACTCGGATATTTCCATTAAAATAAGGGTGTAAATTAAGAATAAAAATAAACATCAACTCATAGCCGCAATTTATGCCAACGGATATTTCTCAAAAAATGAGCATTTAAAATGAGAAACAATCAGATCTGACCAGTCTTGATGACCGCCGTTCGGCAATGAAAAGATTGCTTCCTGGCCCGCCGGATTTACACTGGTGAACCAACCCGGCCGCCGCAACGACAGGATGCCCATGCTCGCCACACATGAATATGCCAACGACCTGATTCTGTTTGCCCTGATTGTTGACTGCGGCTCATTCAGCAAAGCCGCCGAAACCGCCGGCGTCACCAGTTCCGTGGTCAGCAAGCGCATCGGCCGCCTGGAGAAATCCCTCGGCGCGCGCCTGTTGTACCGCACTACCCGCAGCCTGAGGCTGACGGAAAGCGGCCAGGCGCTGTATCAGCAGGCCAAGGACATCAGCGCAAAGGTGCAGGACGCGCTCTACGCCGTCAGTGAAAAAAGCGAACAGTTGACCGGCACCATTCGCATGTCGGTGCCGACCATTTCCGGCGAGCTGCTGTTGAGCGAAAGCGTGGCGGAGTTTTGCGCGCTTCACCCCAGCCTGAAGGTAGAAATGCGGCTGGAGAACCGCTTTGTCGATCTGGTCGAGGAAGGCATAGATCTGGCGATACGCACCGGCACCATGCCCGATTCCAGCCTGATCGCCCGCCCGATCCTCGATTCCCGCTGGGTGATCGTCTGCTCGCCCGGCTACCTTGAAAGCCATCCGGAACCCCGCAGCGCCGATCACCTGCTCGGCCATAACTGCCTGACCTATACCTATCAGGAAAGCGGCACCGCCAACTGGCTGATGAAAGCGCCGGGCGGCAACGAGATCTACGAGCTGCAGGTGAACGGCAACCTGTCCGCCAACAACGCCAGGGCGATCCGCAAAGCGGTGATCGGCGGCCACGGCATCGCCATGGTGCCGCGCTGCATGGTGTATGAAGATTTGCAGGACGGCAAACTGACGGAAATTCTGTCCGGCCACTGCGGCAAGGTCTTGGGCATTTACGCCGTTTATCCCTATACCCGCAATTTACCGCTGAAAACCCGTCTGCTGATCGAACATATCATCCGCTCCTACCAAAGCATCAGCCATTATTTTTGAAGCAGATCACAAGTTTATTCCCGCGGCGAGCATGATAGCCGTGGGGATTACTGCACTTTTGGACATAATCTATTGGGCATTAACGCCTAATTAATGTGACGTCGCGCATTCGTCATACAATAACGCATTTCATCCAGTTGATTTTTAAAAAGATTAACCGCACCGCCAACTTGTGAATAATTACGTAAAGTAATAATCCCGTCCCCGTTTGCCGACATTGAAAAATTACCTCATGGAATAACCCGCAGGGTTGTGATTAGAATGAAAATGTTGCGGCAATTAACCTTTCGGCTACATATCCCTGCAAAAAACAATAATAACCTGAGGCTCTTATGTCCCTGTTCTTCAGTATTGCGCCCATTGTCCTGCTGATTTGGATGATGACCAAAAGGAACGGCGTTCCCTCTTACCTCGCCCTGCCGCTGACGGCCGCGGCGGTGTACGCCGTACAGCTGCTGTGGTTCGACAGCCTGCCGCGCCTGCTGCACGCCAATATCATCACCGCGCTGGTGTCGGTGTTTACGCCGATCACCATCATCGCCGGCGCCATCTTGCTGAACAAGCTGATGCAGATCAGCGGGGCGGAAAACGTGGTGCGCCGCTGGCTGGAGAATATCAGCCCCAATCCTGTGGCCCAGCTGATGATTATCGGCTGGGCCTTCGCCTTTATGATCGAGGGCGCCAGCGGCTTCGGCACCCCGGCCGCCATCGCCGCGCCTATTTTGGTCGGGCTGGGCTTTAACCCGCTGCGCGTCGCCCTGCTGACGCTGGTGATGAATTCGGTTCCCGTCTCCTTCGGCGCGGTGGGCACCCCCACCTGGTTCGGCTTCGCCAACCTCGGCCTGCCGGACGCCAGCCTGCTGGAGATTGGCCGCCAGACCGCGCTGATCCACTTCGTCGCCGGGTTTATCATTCCGCTGCTGGCGCTGCGCTTTATCGTTTCCTGGCAGGATATTCGCCGCAATCTGGCGTTTATTCTGCTCAGCGTGCTGAGCTGCACCGCCCCTTATCTGCTGCTGGCGCAGGTCAACTATGAGTTCCCGGCGCTGGTCGGCGGCGCCATCGGCCTGACGCTGTCGGTATTGCTGGCCCGCGCCCGAATTGGCCTGGCGCGCGGCGAGAACGGCGCAGCGCGCGGCCAGCCGGTGCCTCTGCTGCAGGTGGTCAAGGCGATGACCCCCACCCTGCTGCTGATTGCTATCCTGATAGTGACCCGCATCCACCAACTGGGCATCAAGGCGCTGCTCAACAGCACCGCGCCGCTGTGGCAGGGAAAGCTCGGCTGGCTGGGCGAACTGCGCGTCAGCGACGCCCTGATCGTTGAGCTGCAGCAGGTGTTGGGCACCTCCGCCGCCGCCAGCTACAAAACGCTGTACGTTCCGGCGCTGATCCCGTTCCTGCTGGTGGTGCTGCTGTGCATCCCGCTGTTCCGGCTGAACCGCGGCCAGGTCAAACAGCTGTTCAGCGAAACCGGCGGACGCATCGGCAAGCCCTTTGTCGCCCTGTTCGGCGCGCTGGTGATGGTCAACCTGATGATGCAGGGAGGAGACAGCGCGCCGGTGATCCTGATCGGCAAGGCGCTGGCCGCGCTGACCGGAGAGAGCTGGCTGCTGTTCTCTTCCTTCCTTGGCGCGCTGGGCTCGTTCTTCTCCGGCTCCAACACCGTCTCCAACCTGACGTTCGGCGGCATCCAGCAGTCGATCGCCCTGAGCGGCGGCCTGAACGTCAACCTGACGCTGGCGCTGCAGTCGGTTGGCGGCGCCATGGGCAACATGGTGTGCCTGAACAATATCATCGCCGTGTGCTCGATCCTCGGGATCGGCAACGCCGAAGGCAAAATCATCAGAAAAACCGTGCTGCCGATGCTGGCGTACGGCGGGATCGCCGCCGTCATGGCGCAAATCCTGGCTTTCTGACCGAAATGCACGTTATCGAAAGAAGGAAAAAACATGATTATCTCCGCCTCGACCGACTATCGGGCCGCCGCGCAGGCCAAGCTTCCGCCCTTTCTGTTCCACTACATTGACGGCGGAGCCTACGCGGAACACACGCTGAAGCGCAATACCGCAGACCTGGCCGATATCGCCCTGCGCCAGCGCGTGCTGCGCAATATGTCCGAGCTGAGCCTGGAAACCACGCTGTTTGGCGAGACGCTGGCGATGCCGGTGGCGCTGGGGCCGGTCGGGCTGACCGGCATGTATGCGCGCCGCGGCGAAGTGCAGGCCGCGCGCGCCGCGGCGCAGAAAGGCATTCCTTTCACCCTTTCCACCGTATCGGTCTGCCCGATTGAAGAGGTGGCGCCGGCGATCGATCGCCCGATGTGGTTCCAGCTGTACGTACTAAAAGATCGCGGATTTATGCGCAATGCCCTCGAGCGCGCCAGGGCCGCCGGGGTGAAAACGCTGGTGTTCACCGTCGACATGCCAGTGCCCGGCGCCCGCTATCGCGACGCCCACTCCGGCATGAGCGGCCCACACGCCGCCATGCGCCGCATGCTGCAGGCGTTTACCCACCCGCAATGGGCCTGGGACGTCGGCCTGCTCGGCAAGCCGCACGATCTGGGCAACGTTTCGGCCTATCGCGGCAAACCTACCAGCCTGGAGGATTACATCG
Proteins encoded in this region:
- a CDS encoding DUF4762 family protein, translating into MKKINLSEAEKIVGGTYVKTREYEWVGTGAAKSCMLVTTCSDKYGWVKKTYRPVAASNCPGGPVTPNR
- a CDS encoding LysR family transcriptional regulator translates to MLATHEYANDLILFALIVDCGSFSKAAETAGVTSSVVSKRIGRLEKSLGARLLYRTTRSLRLTESGQALYQQAKDISAKVQDALYAVSEKSEQLTGTIRMSVPTISGELLLSESVAEFCALHPSLKVEMRLENRFVDLVEEGIDLAIRTGTMPDSSLIARPILDSRWVIVCSPGYLESHPEPRSADHLLGHNCLTYTYQESGTANWLMKAPGGNEIYELQVNGNLSANNARAIRKAVIGGHGIAMVPRCMVYEDLQDGKLTEILSGHCGKVLGIYAVYPYTRNLPLKTRLLIEHIIRSYQSISHYF
- a CDS encoding DsbA family protein, producing MYQRYLLFFGYTVFIIFASSFITSAYFHHYVINQPAPESLIFVSADKVKNSPIKDDDAIIELFSYACHYCEANEDQVAELEKNLPVGARLVRLHVNGDEKSPMTAFAPLFATLTVMGIEAQHRSAAYQAAIKDNLDLTDERRLRGWLKANGIDEAEYAQARGSAPVQQLLAYMTAVSRHYPIGAAPSFIVNKKWLAVQDREFPAFSEQLLSLLQHDKPLEP
- a CDS encoding L-lactate permease; translated protein: MSLFFSIAPIVLLIWMMTKRNGVPSYLALPLTAAAVYAVQLLWFDSLPRLLHANIITALVSVFTPITIIAGAILLNKLMQISGAENVVRRWLENISPNPVAQLMIIGWAFAFMIEGASGFGTPAAIAAPILVGLGFNPLRVALLTLVMNSVPVSFGAVGTPTWFGFANLGLPDASLLEIGRQTALIHFVAGFIIPLLALRFIVSWQDIRRNLAFILLSVLSCTAPYLLLAQVNYEFPALVGGAIGLTLSVLLARARIGLARGENGAARGQPVPLLQVVKAMTPTLLLIAILIVTRIHQLGIKALLNSTAPLWQGKLGWLGELRVSDALIVELQQVLGTSAAASYKTLYVPALIPFLLVVLLCIPLFRLNRGQVKQLFSETGGRIGKPFVALFGALVMVNLMMQGGDSAPVILIGKALAALTGESWLLFSSFLGALGSFFSGSNTVSNLTFGGIQQSIALSGGLNVNLTLALQSVGGAMGNMVCLNNIIAVCSILGIGNAEGKIIRKTVLPMLAYGGIAAVMAQILAF
- the lldD gene encoding FMN-dependent L-lactate dehydrogenase LldD, which translates into the protein MIISASTDYRAAAQAKLPPFLFHYIDGGAYAEHTLKRNTADLADIALRQRVLRNMSELSLETTLFGETLAMPVALGPVGLTGMYARRGEVQAARAAAQKGIPFTLSTVSVCPIEEVAPAIDRPMWFQLYVLKDRGFMRNALERARAAGVKTLVFTVDMPVPGARYRDAHSGMSGPHAAMRRMLQAFTHPQWAWDVGLLGKPHDLGNVSAYRGKPTSLEDYIGWLGANFDPSICWKDLEWIREFWDGPMIIKGILDPEDARDAVRFGADGIIVSNHGGRQLDGVLSTARALPAIADAVKGDITLLADSGIRSGLDVVRMIALGADSVLLGRAFVYALAAAGGAGVSNLLELIDKEMRVAMTLTGAKTIAEIGAGSLVAPR